Proteins encoded in a region of the Marinococcus sp. PL1-022 genome:
- a CDS encoding metallophosphoesterase, whose translation MKKWLLAPLLFSVLYAGRVLQETWQNKVRTHELDYKNLPPEVEGCSIFFITDIHRRRVSPALFRQLEREPDLIIIGGDLAELGVPAERIRQNLRLLRNYAPVLFVWGNHDLQVGRRWLRPLLHQEGIEILEKKAYTLNESAFTIAAFGEERFYESYRNPAGLPEADLLIAHNPEAYYRYGPFSGRAAYMLTGHTHGGQIRLFGWGPKLKGGWYDETSQALFISNGYGTTSIPMRHGAPAETHLFVLTNSHFSSE comes from the coding sequence ATGAAAAAATGGCTGCTGGCTCCTCTTCTTTTTTCTGTGCTGTATGCCGGCAGGGTCCTGCAGGAAACATGGCAGAACAAAGTGAGAACTCATGAGCTTGATTACAAGAATCTGCCGCCGGAGGTGGAGGGCTGCTCCATCTTTTTCATTACCGATATTCACCGCCGGCGGGTGTCACCTGCATTATTCCGGCAGCTCGAACGGGAGCCTGACCTGATTATTATCGGAGGCGATCTGGCCGAGCTCGGGGTGCCGGCTGAACGTATCAGACAGAATCTACGCCTGCTCCGCAACTATGCACCGGTCCTGTTTGTCTGGGGGAACCATGACCTGCAGGTGGGCCGCAGATGGCTGAGGCCGCTGCTGCATCAGGAAGGAATCGAAATTCTCGAAAAAAAAGCGTATACGTTGAACGAAAGTGCTTTTACCATTGCTGCCTTCGGGGAGGAACGCTTTTACGAATCCTACCGTAACCCGGCAGGTCTGCCGGAGGCAGACCTGCTTATCGCCCACAACCCGGAAGCGTATTACCGGTACGGCCCTTTTTCCGGACGTGCGGCCTATATGCTTACCGGCCACACCCATGGCGGACAGATCCGGCTGTTTGGCTGGGGGCCGAAATTAAAGGGAGGCTGGTACGATGAAACCTCCCAGGCTTTGTTTATCAGCAACGGCTACGGCACGACCAGCATACCGATGCGCCACGGCGCCCCGGCGGAAACACACCTGTTTGTGCTGACAAACAGCCATTTCAGCAGCGAATAA
- the cmk gene encoding (d)CMP kinase, producing MRKINIAIDGPAGAGKSTVSKGCAVQLDYTYIDTGAMYRALSLKALRTGTPLDDGGKMTELLKAANIRLVGNPRVSEVYLDGEDVSAAIRTSEVDSVVSLTAAHLGVREEMALKQRRLAAEKGAVLDGRDIGTTILPDAELKIFLVASAEERAMRRYKEMQERGAPADYDEIYEAIIHRDEFDKSREHSPLKKAEDAVEIDTTALTIPEVISRITALAEEKVNYSHDV from the coding sequence ATGAGAAAAATCAATATTGCGATCGACGGGCCGGCCGGTGCTGGAAAGAGCACTGTATCGAAGGGATGTGCCGTTCAGCTTGATTATACATACATCGATACAGGAGCAATGTACCGGGCGCTGTCGTTAAAGGCGCTGCGCACAGGCACGCCCTTGGACGACGGCGGGAAAATGACGGAGCTGTTAAAAGCCGCCAATATCCGCCTTGTGGGCAATCCGAGAGTGAGTGAAGTCTACCTCGACGGGGAAGATGTTTCTGCAGCTATCCGCACGAGTGAAGTGGACAGCGTAGTATCTCTGACCGCGGCCCACCTTGGGGTGCGTGAGGAAATGGCCCTTAAGCAGCGCCGGCTTGCGGCAGAAAAAGGGGCGGTGCTCGATGGCCGGGATATCGGCACTACTATCCTTCCGGATGCGGAATTGAAAATATTCCTGGTTGCTTCTGCAGAGGAGCGTGCAATGCGAAGGTACAAGGAGATGCAGGAGCGGGGCGCGCCGGCGGATTACGATGAAATTTACGAAGCGATCATTCACCGGGACGAATTCGATAAATCCAGAGAGCATTCACCGTTAAAAAAAGCAGAGGATGCTGTGGAGATTGATACCACCGCTCTTACCATTCCGGAAGTTATCAGCAGGATCACAGCGCTTGCAGAAGAGAAGGTGAATTACTCCCATGATGTATAA
- a CDS encoding YpdA family putative bacillithiol disulfide reductase — MKEQVIIIGGGPCGLSAAIALKRRGIDAAIIEKKNIVHSIYEYPVHQTFFSSADKLEIGGHPFPVVDRKPRRQEALVYYRKVAEAEKLRIYNYEEVQTVQETDDGYLVQTETLQGGTREWEALHVIIATGYYDNPNHMGVPGESLPHVKHYFEEAHPHFNQQVVIIGGRNSAVDAALALEQVNAQVTVLYRGEAYSKSIKPWILPDFQAMVRRGAAHMEFEADVVRIEPDQVVYEQGGVSSSVPADFVFAMTGYHPSRAFFRQLGIDVDEQSGRPSFDEETMETNRENIYIAGVIAAGDEANEIFIENGRFHGEKIAENIARKKATSF; from the coding sequence ATGAAGGAACAAGTAATTATTATTGGGGGCGGGCCATGCGGTCTGTCGGCAGCTATCGCTTTAAAGCGCAGGGGAATTGATGCGGCTATCATAGAAAAGAAAAATATCGTTCACAGTATTTACGAGTATCCCGTCCATCAGACGTTTTTCAGCTCTGCGGATAAACTCGAAATCGGCGGCCATCCCTTCCCGGTGGTAGACCGAAAGCCCCGGCGCCAGGAGGCTCTGGTTTATTACCGCAAGGTAGCGGAAGCGGAAAAACTCCGTATTTATAACTATGAGGAAGTACAGACGGTCCAGGAAACGGACGACGGCTACCTGGTTCAAACCGAAACGCTTCAGGGCGGGACCCGGGAGTGGGAAGCTCTTCACGTTATTATAGCCACAGGCTACTACGATAACCCAAACCATATGGGCGTGCCTGGAGAAAGCCTGCCGCATGTAAAGCATTACTTTGAAGAAGCCCATCCTCACTTTAACCAGCAGGTCGTAATTATCGGCGGCAGAAATTCAGCTGTGGATGCTGCTCTTGCCCTTGAGCAGGTGAACGCACAGGTGACGGTGCTCTACCGGGGAGAGGCGTATTCCAAAAGCATCAAGCCGTGGATCCTTCCGGATTTTCAGGCAATGGTCCGGCGCGGTGCAGCCCATATGGAGTTTGAAGCAGACGTGGTGCGTATTGAGCCTGACCAGGTTGTTTATGAGCAGGGGGGCGTCTCCAGCTCCGTACCTGCTGACTTTGTTTTCGCCATGACCGGCTATCATCCATCAAGAGCTTTTTTCCGCCAGCTCGGTATCGACGTTGATGAACAGTCGGGCCGTCCGTCCTTTGACGAAGAAACGATGGAAACAAACCGGGAAAACATTTATATTGCCGGAGTCATCGCTGCCGGTGATGAAGCAAACGAGATATTTATCGAAAACGGGCGCTTTCATGGAGAAAAAATAGCGGAAAATATAGCACGAAAAAAAGCCACTTCGTTTTGA
- a CDS encoding asparaginase — protein sequence MKKILVIHTGGTIAMTQTEESGVEPGLHNPLSHWSRIANQIAEIVTSDFLHLPSPHITPEHMLSLHEHMLEKLSEDTYDGVVITHGTDTLEETAYALDLFHDKDLPVVVTGAMRSSNEISADGPQNFLAAVRTAASDKARKIGVLVVLNEEIHSAKNVTKTHSSNIATFQSPQYGPLGFVTNNEIFIHHYPVSREHFSPVHMNKKVLLLKMAAGMDAALLSPLLDQPLDGIIIEAFGQGNIPPTIVPLIENSIAKQVPVVLVSRCHSGVVQATYSYEGGGYQLKQKGVIFTNGLNGQKARLKLLAALDEKRPLEDIRDCFEYIE from the coding sequence ATGAAAAAAATACTGGTTATTCACACAGGCGGCACGATCGCCATGACCCAGACGGAGGAAAGCGGCGTGGAACCGGGGCTTCACAATCCGTTAAGCCACTGGAGCCGTATTGCCAATCAAATTGCTGAAATTGTGACGAGCGATTTCCTGCATCTGCCGTCCCCTCACATTACTCCGGAGCACATGCTTTCTTTGCACGAGCATATGCTTGAGAAGCTTTCCGAGGATACATATGACGGCGTCGTTATTACCCACGGCACCGACACCCTGGAAGAAACCGCCTACGCGCTCGATCTTTTTCACGACAAAGACCTGCCGGTGGTAGTGACGGGTGCTATGCGCTCAAGCAATGAGATCAGCGCTGACGGCCCTCAGAATTTCCTTGCAGCAGTCCGCACCGCCGCAAGTGATAAAGCCCGGAAAATCGGTGTTCTCGTCGTTTTAAACGAAGAGATTCATTCTGCAAAAAACGTGACAAAAACCCATTCATCCAACATCGCCACTTTTCAGAGTCCGCAATATGGACCACTCGGCTTTGTGACAAACAACGAAATATTTATTCATCACTATCCGGTGAGCCGGGAGCATTTTTCACCGGTCCATATGAACAAGAAGGTACTCCTCTTAAAAATGGCAGCCGGCATGGATGCTGCTTTACTTTCCCCGCTGCTTGACCAGCCTCTTGACGGTATTATTATCGAAGCATTCGGTCAGGGCAACATTCCTCCAACCATCGTGCCGCTGATTGAGAATTCGATTGCCAAACAGGTGCCTGTGGTTCTTGTCTCCCGCTGCCACAGCGGTGTGGTCCAGGCCACCTACAGCTACGAAGGAGGCGGCTACCAGCTGAAGCAAAAGGGCGTTATTTTTACGAACGGGCTGAACGGCCAGAAAGCGCGCCTGAAGCTGCTCGCTGCCCTGGATGAAAAGCGGCCGCTCGAAGACATACGCGACTGTTTTGAATATATTGAATAG
- a CDS encoding flagellar brake protein, translated as MYEIGSVWHLHENIKTKAPHDNDIQYKSQLLDADEHTFTIAMPSERETGKITSFHAGRAVHVWFVGEDSAVYSFRSTVLSRQKGRIPALIIERPAKKEWQRVQRRNYVRVEAGVNAAVHGHYRPFTTVTVNVSGGGCMIVVPSKAKLLEDEQVQITLAFPMEDGAMHYLHCTAAVRRVLEKEERRPKRASMEFLDLAEKERQAVIRYCFERQRAAANQEKRIGS; from the coding sequence TTGTACGAGATTGGAAGCGTTTGGCATCTGCATGAAAATATAAAAACGAAAGCACCACATGACAATGATATCCAATATAAATCCCAGCTGCTTGATGCAGATGAACACACGTTCACGATTGCCATGCCTTCGGAAAGAGAGACCGGTAAAATTACTTCCTTTCACGCAGGAAGAGCCGTCCACGTCTGGTTCGTCGGGGAGGACAGCGCTGTTTATTCGTTTCGCTCGACAGTACTTTCCCGCCAAAAGGGGCGTATACCGGCCCTGATCATTGAACGTCCTGCGAAAAAGGAATGGCAGCGGGTGCAGCGAAGAAACTACGTGCGTGTGGAAGCAGGCGTCAATGCAGCTGTTCACGGCCATTACCGCCCGTTCACCACGGTTACGGTAAATGTGAGCGGCGGTGGATGCATGATCGTCGTGCCGTCAAAAGCAAAGCTGCTTGAAGATGAACAGGTACAGATTACGCTCGCTTTCCCGATGGAAGATGGGGCGATGCATTACCTGCATTGTACTGCTGCGGTAAGAAGAGTACTGGAAAAAGAAGAACGCCGGCCGAAGCGGGCAAGCATGGAGTTTTTGGATCTTGCTGAAAAAGAGCGTCAGGCAGTAATCCGGTACTGTTTTGAACGACAGCGGGCCGCAGCGAATCAGGAAAAACGAATAGGAAGCTAG
- the prsW gene encoding glutamic-type intramembrane protease PrsW, which yields MIALIMAALAPAVALLLYFTLKRRADVERRLPVIRAFVIGVLIVFPVLVIEHALETEGVSIPFFAAQYTQAAVLEEGIKFFLLYTFVLRFAPIKNTYDGVIYGLSLSLGFASLENILYLIANGIETAVTRALLPVTVHALLGVIMGYYAVSAKRASRHGRRFFSFFLALAIPLIFHGLYDYILSASLGNILYYLVPFMLFLWWFALSKANKANAK from the coding sequence GTGATCGCACTGATTATGGCGGCCCTGGCGCCGGCTGTTGCTTTACTGTTATATTTCACATTAAAACGCCGGGCGGACGTAGAGCGGAGGCTGCCGGTCATCCGTGCGTTTGTCATAGGGGTACTGATTGTGTTCCCGGTACTTGTGATCGAGCATGCGCTTGAAACGGAAGGGGTAAGCATACCGTTTTTTGCGGCGCAGTATACCCAGGCTGCCGTACTTGAGGAAGGCATCAAGTTTTTCCTGCTGTATACGTTTGTGCTTCGATTTGCCCCGATTAAAAATACATACGACGGCGTTATTTACGGGCTTTCCCTGTCGCTTGGCTTTGCTTCACTTGAAAACATCCTGTACTTAATTGCAAACGGCATTGAAACGGCTGTCACAAGAGCTCTGCTGCCGGTAACGGTGCATGCGCTCCTGGGTGTGATTATGGGGTATTATGCGGTATCAGCGAAGCGCGCCTCCCGTCATGGCAGGCGCTTCTTCTCTTTTTTCCTTGCTCTCGCTATTCCGCTTATCTTCCACGGGCTGTACGACTATATACTGAGTGCTTCTCTAGGCAATATTCTGTATTATCTTGTCCCGTTCATGCTATTTTTGTGGTGGTTTGCGTTGTCGAAAGCAAATAAAGCCAATGCGAAATAA
- a CDS encoding RecQ family ATP-dependent DNA helicase: MSGKTEALNKYFGFPSLHEYQKPIVDALLADTDTLAVLPTGSGKSICFQLPALMKNGLTIIVSPLLSLMDNQLQELRAKHIKTAAAYNSFMTPEEKSRVLGRLSSLKLLYISPEALSLPFIVERLKTVKVSMMVVDEAHCISQWGHEFRTDYLKIGSVRQALGRPCMAAFTATATPEVQVDIKKQLQMEEPAEYIHSVDRENIALFVQQCRDEREKKKEMIRLVQKAPGPGLVYVSSRKRCEELKALLQKETSHRVEAYHGGLENEARLMIQQQFLHGDLDVVVCTNSFGMGLNKADVEFVLHYHFPKDAESYIQEIGRAGRDGRQAWAAVLYLEEDIIIPQMLMESELPPVNELGPALETAAGSSRGEITDDLINRMGWTETAARFLAYYLDKYPGKRRGELHEELEKQVQQRWFEKQKKLKAMIQWLENNEACRRRLLLQVFGEALRKRPEPCCDRCGGSVPFREPQGVEREQETAPWETRLQELFFGRERA, from the coding sequence GTGAGCGGAAAAACAGAAGCGCTGAATAAATACTTTGGCTTTCCTTCTCTGCATGAATACCAGAAGCCAATTGTGGATGCGCTGCTTGCAGATACAGACACCCTGGCTGTTCTGCCAACTGGAAGCGGCAAATCCATCTGCTTTCAGCTGCCCGCTTTAATGAAGAACGGTCTGACGATTATCGTTTCCCCGCTGCTCTCATTAATGGATAATCAGCTTCAGGAGCTGCGGGCGAAACATATTAAAACAGCTGCCGCCTACAACAGCTTTATGACCCCGGAGGAAAAATCCCGGGTGCTGGGCCGGCTTTCGTCGTTAAAGCTTTTGTATATTTCCCCGGAAGCTCTTTCACTGCCGTTTATCGTAGAGCGGCTGAAGACGGTAAAAGTGTCAATGATGGTAGTGGATGAGGCTCACTGTATTTCTCAGTGGGGGCATGAATTCCGGACGGATTATTTGAAAATCGGGTCGGTACGGCAAGCGCTGGGACGTCCATGTATGGCAGCTTTTACGGCAACGGCGACACCGGAAGTGCAGGTTGACATCAAAAAGCAGCTGCAGATGGAAGAGCCGGCGGAGTACATTCATTCGGTGGATCGTGAGAATATCGCTCTGTTTGTTCAGCAGTGCAGAGACGAACGGGAAAAGAAAAAAGAAATGATCAGGCTCGTCCAGAAGGCTCCGGGCCCCGGCCTGGTTTACGTATCGAGCCGGAAAAGATGCGAAGAGCTTAAAGCGCTGCTCCAGAAAGAAACATCCCACCGGGTGGAGGCGTACCACGGCGGACTCGAAAATGAGGCCAGATTAATGATTCAGCAGCAGTTTTTACACGGCGATCTGGATGTCGTTGTGTGCACAAATTCCTTCGGGATGGGGCTGAATAAAGCCGACGTCGAATTTGTTCTTCACTATCATTTTCCAAAAGACGCAGAATCGTATATTCAGGAAATCGGAAGGGCGGGAAGGGACGGAAGGCAGGCATGGGCAGCGGTGCTCTACCTGGAGGAAGACATTATTATTCCGCAGATGCTGATGGAATCGGAGCTTCCCCCTGTTAATGAACTCGGCCCTGCACTGGAAACGGCAGCCGGAAGCAGCCGTGGAGAAATAACAGATGATCTGATAAATAGAATGGGATGGACAGAAACTGCTGCCCGGTTTCTTGCGTACTATCTTGATAAATATCCAGGAAAGCGCCGGGGAGAGCTTCATGAAGAATTGGAAAAGCAGGTGCAGCAGCGATGGTTTGAAAAGCAGAAAAAGCTCAAGGCTATGATACAATGGTTGGAAAATAACGAAGCCTGCCGGAGACGTTTATTACTGCAGGTTTTTGGGGAAGCTTTAAGGAAACGTCCCGAGCCCTGCTGCGATAGGTGCGGGGGCAGTGTTCCTTTTCGTGAGCCTCAGGGAGTAGAGAGAGAACAAGAAACAGCACCGTGGGAAACACGACTGCAGGAGCTGTTTTTCGGAAGGGAGAGAGCGTAG
- a CDS encoding bifunctional homocysteine S-methyltransferase/methylenetetrahydrofolate reductase has product MNVLEKLDSSILIGDGAMGTYLYQKGYKGSFEAMNLTDPEAVEHAHREYAEAGADILQTNTYAANWVKLAGYGLEDKVQDINRAGVQLARNASGGSAYVFATVGGIKGVQVSEHSDDFLREALQEQVDILLAEPVDGLLLETFYDLPELLQIVRYIRSRDAEIPIIAQVALGDVGVMHGGVQISEAFSRLEDAGASVVGLNCRMGPYHILKSLEQAELTDRAYYSAYPNASLPNWYDGRYVYQSNPEYFYKQAFRFKEQGIRLIGGCCGTTPEHVRMIAEAVKHDAPEKTKRPVKVETAVAEATADKEPFVPLHEKVKSEKTVIVELDPPKKLKTGKFIRGSQALHDAGADAVTLADNSLASPRIDNLAMGAMLKQQTSARPLLHIACRDRNLIGLQSHLLGLHTIGVRDLLAITGDPSKVGDFPGAKSVYDANSVSLISLIREMNEGRLFSGKSLGEKTNFSIGGAFNPNVLHIDKAVKRLEKKVNAGAHYFMTQPVYDINRIKTIHEAVKELKAPVFIGIMPLVSAGNAEFLHNEVPGIQLTEDTRKRMAACGDDAEAAQREGIAIAKELIDETLRYFNGIYLITPFLRYEITAELTKYVREETSAGVTEI; this is encoded by the coding sequence ATGAACGTACTCGAAAAACTCGATTCCTCGATTTTGATCGGTGACGGGGCCATGGGCACGTATCTGTACCAGAAGGGCTATAAGGGCTCGTTTGAAGCCATGAATTTAACGGATCCTGAGGCTGTGGAGCATGCTCACCGGGAATACGCAGAAGCCGGGGCGGATATTTTACAGACGAACACCTATGCAGCGAACTGGGTGAAGCTTGCAGGCTACGGCCTTGAAGATAAAGTGCAGGATATTAACCGGGCCGGCGTGCAGCTGGCGAGAAATGCCTCCGGCGGCTCAGCGTATGTATTTGCTACGGTCGGCGGTATAAAAGGCGTTCAGGTGAGCGAACATTCGGATGACTTTTTAAGAGAAGCGCTGCAGGAGCAGGTGGATATCTTGCTGGCGGAACCGGTGGATGGCCTGCTGCTTGAAACGTTCTATGACCTGCCGGAGCTTCTGCAGATCGTCCGCTACATTCGGAGCAGAGATGCAGAAATCCCGATTATTGCCCAGGTGGCGCTTGGAGACGTCGGGGTCATGCACGGGGGAGTGCAGATCAGTGAAGCCTTCAGCCGACTTGAGGATGCCGGAGCTTCGGTGGTCGGGCTCAACTGCCGGATGGGCCCGTATCATATATTGAAATCACTGGAGCAGGCGGAACTGACCGACCGGGCGTATTATTCCGCCTACCCTAACGCCAGTCTGCCAAACTGGTACGACGGCCGTTACGTGTACCAGTCCAACCCCGAGTACTTTTACAAGCAGGCGTTCCGTTTTAAAGAGCAGGGCATCCGTCTGATTGGCGGCTGCTGCGGCACTACGCCTGAGCATGTCCGCATGATAGCGGAAGCGGTCAAACACGACGCTCCGGAAAAAACGAAGCGTCCGGTGAAGGTGGAGACTGCGGTGGCTGAGGCGACAGCCGATAAGGAACCGTTCGTGCCTCTCCATGAAAAAGTAAAAAGTGAAAAAACAGTTATCGTGGAGCTTGACCCGCCGAAAAAGCTGAAAACTGGAAAATTCATACGCGGCTCCCAGGCGCTTCATGACGCAGGGGCGGATGCGGTTACGCTTGCCGATAATTCCCTTGCGTCCCCCCGTATCGACAATCTCGCAATGGGAGCGATGCTTAAGCAGCAGACCTCTGCCCGGCCGTTGCTGCATATCGCCTGCCGGGACCGGAACCTGATTGGCCTACAGTCGCATCTGCTCGGGCTTCATACCATTGGCGTGCGGGATCTGTTGGCAATCACCGGTGATCCTTCGAAGGTTGGGGATTTTCCGGGGGCAAAGTCTGTGTATGATGCCAACTCCGTATCACTTATTTCCCTGATCCGGGAAATGAACGAAGGACGGTTGTTTTCCGGGAAATCCCTCGGGGAAAAAACGAATTTCTCCATCGGGGGAGCCTTCAATCCCAATGTGCTTCATATTGATAAAGCTGTAAAAAGACTGGAAAAGAAAGTGAATGCAGGCGCGCATTATTTTATGACTCAGCCGGTGTATGATATAAACCGGATTAAAACAATTCATGAAGCGGTAAAGGAGCTGAAGGCGCCTGTTTTTATCGGCATCATGCCTCTTGTGAGCGCGGGAAATGCAGAGTTTCTTCATAACGAGGTGCCAGGCATTCAATTGACGGAAGACACGCGAAAACGGATGGCGGCCTGCGGGGATGACGCTGAAGCAGCCCAACGGGAAGGTATCGCTATCGCAAAAGAACTAATTGATGAAACGCTCCGCTATTTTAATGGCATTTATTTAATTACGCCGTTTCTGCGCTATGAAATTACGGCCGAACTGACGAAATATGTTCGGGAGGAGACCAGTGCCGGCGTAACTGAAATTTAA
- a CDS encoding methionine biosynthesis PLP-dependent protein — MSKQLQIETILAQLGNNSDPRTGAINPPVYFSTAYKHTGIGESTGYDYSRTANPTRDLLENGIAALEGGKHGFALSSGMAAIQTLFAIFETGDEVIATSDIYGGTYRLFEEGWRHWGVTVTYGDPRDLEAFEQLITDKTKALFIETPTNPLMQEADLKELSLLAKKHGAWLIVDNTFYTPVLQRPIEEGADIVVHSASKYLGGHNDLIAGLIVSNVDELSEKIGALQNGMGTILSPFDSWLLMRGMKTLKLRMKQHTENGKAIAEYLSRHEKVTDVLYSGRGGMLSFRLENEEWVDSFLRNIKIITFAESLGGVESFITYPATQTHADMPEAVRVHNGVDNRLLRFSIGIEDKDDLIEDLEQALRAL; from the coding sequence ATGTCAAAGCAACTGCAGATAGAAACCATCCTGGCACAACTGGGGAATAATTCTGACCCGCGGACCGGGGCGATCAACCCGCCTGTTTATTTTTCCACAGCGTATAAGCATACAGGCATCGGAGAGTCCACAGGATACGACTATTCCCGGACGGCTAACCCGACGAGAGATCTGCTTGAAAACGGTATCGCTGCGCTTGAAGGAGGTAAACATGGGTTTGCCCTAAGCTCGGGGATGGCTGCTATCCAGACGCTGTTTGCGATATTTGAAACCGGTGATGAAGTGATTGCAACAAGCGATATTTACGGCGGTACATACCGTCTGTTCGAGGAGGGATGGCGGCACTGGGGCGTGACGGTTACATACGGCGACCCGAGGGATCTCGAAGCCTTTGAACAGCTGATAACAGATAAAACGAAGGCCCTGTTTATTGAGACGCCGACAAACCCGCTGATGCAGGAAGCAGATCTGAAGGAGCTTTCGCTGCTCGCGAAAAAGCACGGGGCCTGGCTCATTGTAGACAATACGTTTTATACGCCGGTGCTTCAGCGTCCGATAGAAGAAGGTGCTGATATTGTGGTGCACTCGGCCTCAAAATATTTGGGCGGCCACAATGATTTGATTGCCGGGCTGATTGTATCAAACGTGGACGAGCTTTCTGAAAAAATTGGCGCGCTTCAAAACGGCATGGGAACAATTTTAAGCCCGTTTGACTCCTGGCTTCTTATGCGCGGGATGAAAACCTTAAAGCTCCGCATGAAGCAGCATACAGAAAACGGAAAAGCGATCGCAGAGTACCTCAGCCGTCACGAGAAGGTAACAGATGTGCTTTATTCGGGTCGGGGAGGCATGCTTTCCTTCCGTCTTGAAAACGAAGAGTGGGTGGATTCATTTTTGCGAAACATTAAAATCATCACGTTCGCAGAAAGTCTGGGCGGAGTCGAAAGCTTTATTACGTACCCGGCAACGCAGACGCATGCAGACATGCCGGAAGCAGTACGGGTCCATAACGGTGTTGATAACCGTCTTCTCCGCTTCAGCATTGGCATAGAGGATAAGGACGATTTAATTGAAGATCTCGAACAGGCGCTCAGAGCGCTGTAA